In Aspergillus luchuensis IFO 4308 DNA, chromosome 1, nearly complete sequence, the following are encoded in one genomic region:
- a CDS encoding extracellular serine-threonine rich protein (COG:S;~EggNog:ENOG410PQKN;~SECRETED:SignalP(1-21)), translating into MRAVVPLYLISVALWPLAALAHPKGLWWGTDECYPSPGKADNDCSQDQQTGFDWSGLAVGSFSAYAGFEFSGFSLKESFGASSSGKCIVGKLSKERSSGLKMSSGKDQKGFSVSRFRLATSKEADVHIVYNMPDGSSCNDVVSCSPGGTDVTNDQCGGSVSVSFRLEEDIEIETCDLGIYEVEFDCSPSQDTDTSSTTVLPSSTKSSSSSTPLILMPPSSPAAATTSAPTPVRMTTSTVYSTKEVTITSCAPTVTNCPANSVTVVTSTIAVSTTVCPVTETSGASPAASTSVSTSAGHHTSNPMVTTSISVPSGSSPVESTSSHSSPVPTSPAVSTAPAASGHGSSAPAVDKTTVVTYVTVTTCPVTSTGSAGGSLTTSVGTTVSTVTLTSTSTICTKCIAPTSVAPISSGPVSAPERTTTVVTYETVTTCPVTNVVTSGGVPITSVTSTVSTMTVTSVSTVTPTAVSSSAHGPTGVAPISSGPVSIPESTTTVVTYETLTTCPVTTVVTSSGKPVTSVTSTISTVTLTSVSTYCPKCTAGPTSVGPITTAPESTTTIVTWETVTTCPVTSVVTSSGKAITSVTSTVSTITMTATSTIPNTVVPTGKSPATSTGASGVSTPAPSAPCPNVVPKCINTWMNLLPECSSNSDISCYCPSDDFTNKVISCIQAWGASQAEVQAALSYFTGICAAYVPQNPGIVTVIPTSITLGAGATGAAPVTGIAVHSITGSVAPTTKPATAAPVASTVVTYSTWTVTVPSVVFTTASGSAKTTVSLVPGGPTGVSASSSRISNPWASSTLATFSGRPTTSPSPSHTLVLSNKASKENNSSGWWWTIAVAALLGIY; encoded by the exons ATGAGGGCCGTAGTTCCTCTTTACCTCATCTCGGTCGCCCTTTGGCCGCTTGCAGCTCTTGCTCATCCCAAGGGCTTG TGGTGGGGAACCGATGAATGCTATCCCAGTCCTGGAAAGGCCGACAATGATTGTTCCCAGGATCAGCAAACTGGATTTGACTGGTCTGGGCTGGCTGTCGGCTCCTTCTCAGCCTATGCTGGGTTTGAGTTCTCAggcttctccttgaaagAGAGCTTTGGCGCTTCCTCCAGT GGAAAATGCATCGTTGGAAAACTTTCCAAGGAAAGATCTTCGGGTCTCAAGATGTCTTCCGGTAAAGACCAGAAGGGATTCTCTGTCAGCAGGTTTCGTCTCGCCACATCCAAGGAAGCCGACGTCCACATTGTCTATAACATGCCTGATGGATCATCCTGCAATGATGTTGTCTCCTGCTCTCCGGGCGGGACAGATGTCACCAATGATCAGTGTGGCGGTTCTGTTTCGGTGAGCTTCAGGCTTGAGGAGGATATTGAAATCGAGACCTGTGATTTGGGTATTTACGAGGTCGAATTCGATTGCTCGCCGAGCCAGGACACCGATACCTCTAGTACCACTGTGCTGCCATCCTCGACCAAATCAAGTAGCTCCTCGACTCCCCTGATTTTGATGCCACCTTCGTCGCCTGCAGCTGCTACAACTTCTGCCCCGACACCAGTCAGGATGACCACGTCCACTGTTTACTCGACAAAGGAGGTGACAATTACAAGCTGCGCACCTACTGTGACGAATTGTCCCGCAAACTCGGTCACTGTGGTCACATCTACAATTGCTGTCTCGACTACTGTATGCCCGGTCACTGAAACTTCTGGAGCTTCTCCGGCAGCGAGTACGTCGGTGAGTACGTCGGCAGGACACCATACCAGCAATCCGATGGTTACGACGTCGATCAGTGTTCCATCCGGCAGCTCCCCTGTTGAGTCCACTTCATCCCATTCGAGCCCGGTCCCTACTAGCCCGGCCGTGTCtactgctcctgctgcatcAGGGCATGGCtcttcagctcctgctgTTGACAAGACCACCGTCGTTACATACGTGACAGTGACCACTTGCCCAGTGACATCCACTGGCTCCGCAGGCGGCTCACTCACCACGTCGGTTGGCACAACCGTCTCTACTGTTACGCTGACCTCGACGTCGACCATCTGCACCAAGTGCATTGCTCCAACTTCTGTTGCCCCTATCTCATCTGGCCCTGTTTCGGCTCCTGAGCGGACTACTACTGTTGTCACTTATGAGACTGTAACCACTTGTCCTGTGACCAATGTTGTTACCTCAGGTGGTGTTCCTATCACCTCGGTTACCAGCACAGTATCAACCATGACCGTGACCTCAGTGTCCACTGTCACACCAACTGCTGTCTCCAGCTCTGCTCACGGTCCAACTGGCGTTGCTCCCATCTCCTCCGGACCTGTCTCCATCCCCGAGAGCACGACAACCGTGGTTACATATGAGACCCTTACTACATGTCCAGTGACCACTGTAGTGACCTCGAGCGGAAAGCCAGTGACTTCAGTCACTAGTACCATCTCAACAGTGACATTGACCTCGGTGTCCACATACTGCCCCAAGTGTACCGCCGGCCCGACATCTGTTGGTCCTATCACTACTGCGCCTGAGAGCACCACAACTATTGTGACCTGGGAGACCGTGACCACGTGTCCTGTGACTTCGGTCGTGACCTCAAGTGGCAAGGCCATCACTTCAGTCACTAGCACtgtctccaccatcaccatgacaGCAACGTCTACAATTCCAAACACAGTTGTACCCACGGGCAAGTCCCCAGCCACCAGCACCGGTGCCAGCGGTGTCTCGACGCCCGCCCCATCCGCACCGTGCCCCAATGTGGTGCCCAAGTGCATCAACACCTGGATGAACCTGCTTCCCGAGTGCAGTTCCAACAGCGATATCAGCTGCTACTGCCCATCGGACGATTTCACCAACAAGGTCATTTCCTGCATACAAGCCTGGGGAGCTTCCCAGGCCGAAGTCCAGGCTGCTCTGTCCTATTTCACCGGTATCTGCGCCGCCTATGTACCGCAAAACCCAGGCATCGTTACGGTCATCCCAACTTCGATCACCCTCGGCGCCGGCGCCACCGGTGCCGCTCCAGTCACTGGTATAGCAGTCCACTCAATCACCGGCAGTGTCGCACCGACCACCAAGCCAGCCACTGCTGCACCTGTCGCGTCCACCGTCGTCACCTACTCTACCTGGACTGTGACCGTGCCTAGTGTCGTATTCACGACCGCCTCAGGAAGCGCCAAGACAACCGTGAGCCTTGTGCCAGGCGGTCCAACTGGCGTCTCGGCAAGTTCAAGCCGTATCTCCAACCCCTGGGCTTCCTCGACTCTCGCTACCTTCTCCGGCCGGCCAACAACGTCTCCTTCACCTAGCCACACACTCGTGCTGTCCAACAAGGCGTCTAAGGAGAATAACTCTtcaggatggtggtggactATTGCCGTCGCTGCTCTTTTGGGcatttactaa
- a CDS encoding uncharacterized protein (COG:S;~EggNog:ENOG410PS58;~InterPro:IPR000719,IPR011009;~PFAM:PF00069;~go_function: GO:0004672 - protein kinase activity [Evidence IEA];~go_function: GO:0005524 - ATP binding [Evidence IEA];~go_process: GO:0006468 - protein phosphorylation [Evidence IEA]), translating into MKRERQAYRLPGVASSGCFRKMYDEIDSSTIALEWLDTTLAEVKYQPSMRSYSLVVAFMKAALTSCIVLEGYGCVNTDYKPANILLSGIETGYITAKVGDLGLVVPSGSLLNAQPYAMRAPEVFLGQACAEPSQAWAIAAMLLCWIKPGVLGVWDSPHPFINDAWCMAKIKRLFPHWKIPHSDDVEGHSLKAAVDAAKSFSKEVSELQAISPLCEEIRKVEMPRQLRDLLRLMLVVDPVQRPSASSVLAS; encoded by the exons ATGAAGCGTGAGCGACAAGCCTATCGTCTTCCTGGTGTCGCCTCTTCGGGGTGCTTCCGAAAGATGTACGATGAGATTGACAGTAGCACTATCGCCTTGGAATGGCTGGACACCACTCTTGCAGAGGTAAAATACCAGCCTAGCATGCGTAGCTACTCACTCGTCGTGGCCTTTATGAAAGCAGCATTGACTAGTTGTATCGTACTGGAAGGCTACGGGTGTGTGAACACAG ACTACAAGCCCGCAAACATCCTGCTCTCTGGCATTGAGACCGGCTATATAACAGCTAAAGTGGGAGATTTAGGACTTG TGGTGCCATCTGGCAGTCTTCTCAACGCACAACCATATGCGATGCGCGCTCCGGAAGTCTTCCTAGGCCAAGCATGCGCTGAGCCCTCCCAGGCCTGGGCAATTGCCGCGATGCTGCTTTGCTGGATAAAGCCGGGAGTACTGGGCGTGTGGGATAGTCCACATCCCTTCATTAATGACGCTTGGTGCATGGCGAAGATCAAGCGACTATTCCCTCATTGGAAGATCCCACACTCTGACGATGTGGAGGGTCATTCGCTGAAAGCTGCAGTAGATGCTGCTAAGAGTTTCAGTAAGGAAGTGTCAGAGTTGCAAGCAATCTCACCGTTGTGTGAGGAAATACGTAAGGTGGAAATGCCTCGGCAATTAAGGGATCTTCTTCGATTAATGCTGGTGGTTGATCCAGTCCAAAGGCCTTCCGCCTCATCTGTGTTAGCGTCGTGA